One part of the Pseudomonas sp. MYb118 genome encodes these proteins:
- a CDS encoding M16 family metallopeptidase, which yields MSERKKSPLLLVALIAVAAIGSAAFYFGKTGETVASEALDKAQSSQKLQSLAELDGKAPSRRTLNVQTWNTAEGTKVLFVEAHELPMFDMRLIFAAGSSQDGNAPGLAVLTNAMLNEGVAGKDVGAIAQGFEGLGADFGNGAFKDMALASLRSLSAPDKREPALQLFSEVVGKPTFPADSFARIKNQMLAGFEYQKQNPGKLASIELMKRLYGDHPYAHSSDGTAQTVPAITLAQLKAFHEKAYAAGNVVIALVGDLSRAEAEAIANQVSSALPKGPALAKVAQPVEPKASVGHIEFPSKQTNLMLSQLGIDRDDPDYAALSLGNQILGGGGFGTRLMSEVREKRGLTYGVYSGFTPMQARGPFMINLQTRAEMSEGTLKLVQDVLADYLKTGPTQKELDDAKRELAGSFPLSTASNADIVGQLGAMGFYNLPLSYLEDFMQQSQSLTVEQVKAALNKHLSADKMVIVTAGPTVPQKPLPAPTDKPAEQPLGVPEH from the coding sequence ATGAGTGAGCGTAAAAAATCACCCTTGCTGCTGGTTGCCCTGATTGCCGTCGCGGCCATCGGTTCGGCGGCGTTCTACTTCGGCAAAACCGGCGAGACCGTTGCCAGCGAAGCCCTCGACAAGGCCCAGTCCAGCCAGAAGCTGCAATCTCTGGCCGAGCTCGACGGCAAGGCACCGAGCCGCCGTACCCTGAACGTGCAGACCTGGAACACCGCCGAAGGCACCAAAGTGCTGTTCGTCGAAGCCCATGAACTGCCGATGTTCGACATGCGCCTGATCTTCGCCGCCGGCAGCAGCCAGGACGGCAACGCACCGGGCCTGGCGGTGCTGACCAACGCGATGCTCAACGAAGGCGTGGCCGGCAAGGACGTGGGCGCCATCGCCCAGGGCTTCGAAGGCCTGGGTGCCGACTTCGGCAACGGCGCGTTCAAGGACATGGCGCTGGCCTCGCTGCGCAGCCTCAGTGCTCCCGACAAACGCGAACCGGCGTTGCAGCTGTTTTCCGAGGTGGTGGGCAAGCCGACCTTCCCTGCCGATTCGTTCGCGCGCATCAAGAACCAGATGCTCGCCGGCTTCGAATACCAGAAGCAGAACCCCGGCAAGCTGGCCAGCATCGAACTGATGAAGCGCCTGTACGGTGACCACCCTTACGCGCACAGCAGCGATGGCACCGCGCAAACCGTCCCGGCCATTACCCTGGCCCAGTTGAAGGCGTTCCACGAAAAAGCCTACGCGGCCGGCAACGTGGTGATTGCGCTGGTGGGCGACCTGTCCCGCGCCGAAGCCGAGGCGATTGCCAACCAGGTGTCCAGTGCATTGCCCAAGGGCCCGGCGTTGGCGAAAGTGGCGCAACCGGTGGAACCCAAGGCCAGCGTCGGCCACATCGAGTTCCCGTCCAAGCAGACCAACCTGATGCTGTCGCAATTGGGCATCGACCGCGACGACCCGGACTACGCCGCCCTGTCCCTGGGCAACCAGATTCTCGGCGGCGGTGGTTTCGGCACGCGCCTGATGAGCGAAGTGCGCGAGAAGCGCGGCCTGACCTACGGCGTGTATTCGGGCTTCACCCCGATGCAGGCCCGTGGCCCGTTCATGATCAACCTGCAGACCCGCGCCGAGATGAGCGAAGGCACGCTCAAACTGGTGCAGGACGTGCTCGCCGACTACCTCAAGACCGGCCCGACCCAGAAAGAACTCGACGACGCCAAGCGTGAACTGGCCGGCAGCTTCCCGCTGTCCACCGCCAGCAACGCCGACATCGTTGGCCAACTCGGTGCCATGGGCTTCTATAATCTGCCGCTGAGCTACCTGGAAGACTTCATGCAGCAGTCCCAGAGCCTCACCGTCGAGCAGGTCAAGGCCGCTTTGAACAAACACCTGAGCGCGGACAAGATGGTCATCGTCACCGCTGGCCCGACCGTGCCGCAAAAGCCGTTACCGGCCCCTACTGACAAACCTGCCGAGCAACCGCTCGGGGTTCCGGAGCATTAA
- the ftsX gene encoding permease-like cell division protein FtsX, giving the protein MSATRSPKVSERVAPKAADPQPQKKKRDDDDGPDFATLFAAWIESHRASLLDSLRRLGKQPIGSFFTCMVMAVALSLPMGLSLLLSNVERLGGSWQRAAQISLYLELEASPAEGESLREQIKRLPGVADAEYVGRDQALEEFQQQSGLGDALKELPENPLPGVVLVTPNEVDKPALEALRQKLSELPKVQQAQLDLVWVERLAAILKLGDRFVFGLTVLLVSALLLVIGNTIRLHIENRRTEIEVIKLVGGTDSYVRRPFLYMGALYGFGAGILSWGVLAFGLDWLNDAVVGLAGLYGSDFALAGVPVADGLSLLLGAVLLGYIGAWIAVARHLRELAPK; this is encoded by the coding sequence ATGAGTGCGACACGTAGCCCCAAGGTTTCCGAGCGCGTGGCGCCAAAGGCCGCCGACCCGCAACCGCAGAAGAAAAAACGCGACGATGACGACGGCCCGGACTTCGCCACGCTGTTCGCCGCCTGGATTGAAAGCCATCGCGCCAGCCTGCTCGACAGCCTGCGGCGCCTGGGCAAGCAGCCGATCGGCAGCTTTTTCACCTGCATGGTGATGGCGGTGGCCTTGAGCTTGCCCATGGGCCTGTCACTTTTGCTGAGTAATGTGGAGCGCCTCGGCGGTTCCTGGCAGCGTGCGGCGCAGATTTCCCTGTACCTCGAGCTTGAGGCCAGCCCGGCGGAAGGTGAATCGCTGCGCGAGCAGATCAAGCGTCTGCCTGGCGTGGCGGATGCCGAATACGTCGGTCGCGACCAGGCACTGGAAGAGTTCCAGCAGCAGTCGGGCCTGGGCGATGCCCTCAAGGAATTGCCGGAAAACCCGCTGCCCGGCGTGGTGCTGGTAACGCCCAACGAGGTGGACAAGCCCGCGCTTGAAGCATTACGACAAAAACTTTCCGAATTGCCCAAGGTACAACAGGCGCAACTTGATCTAGTCTGGGTCGAGCGTCTGGCGGCCATCCTCAAGCTGGGTGACCGGTTTGTCTTCGGTCTGACCGTGCTCCTGGTTTCTGCATTACTTTTGGTGATAGGCAATACCATTCGTCTTCATATTGAAAACCGCCGCACAGAGATAGAAGTGATTAAACTCGTGGGCGGCACCGACAGTTATGTGCGCAGGCCCTTCCTTTATATGGGCGCGTTGTATGGCTTCGGTGCGGGGATACTTTCCTGGGGCGTATTGGCGTTTGGCCTTGACTGGCTGAACGACGCGGTGGTCGGGTTGGCCGGCTTGTACGGCAGCGATTTTGCGCTGGCCGGTGTGCCGGTGGCCGACGGTCTGTCGCTCTTGCTTGGCGCGGTGCTGTTGGGGTATATCGGTGCATGGATTGCAGTCGCACGCCACCTGAGGGAGCTTGCGCCTAAGTAG
- the rpoH gene encoding RNA polymerase sigma factor RpoH gives MTNSLQPAYALVPGANLEAYVHTVNSIPLLTPEQERELAESLYYEQDLGAARQMVLAHLRFVVHIARSYSGYGLAQADLIQEGNVGLMKAVKRFNPEMGVRLVSFAVHWIKAEIHEFILRNWRIVKVATTKAQRKLFFNLRSQKKRLAWLNNEEVHRVAESLGVEPREVREMESRLTGQDMAFDPAAEADDDSAFQSPANYLEDHRYDPARQLEDADWSDNSNHNLHEALEVLDDRSRDILYQRWLAEEKATLHDLAQKYNVSAERIRQLEKSAMNKLKLSIAA, from the coding sequence ATGACCAATTCTTTGCAACCTGCCTATGCGCTGGTCCCGGGTGCGAACCTGGAGGCCTACGTGCACACCGTCAACAGCATTCCATTGCTGACGCCGGAGCAGGAGCGTGAACTGGCCGAGAGTCTCTACTATGAGCAGGATTTGGGGGCGGCTCGGCAGATGGTGCTCGCCCACCTGCGTTTTGTCGTACATATCGCCCGTAGCTATTCCGGCTACGGTCTGGCTCAGGCTGACCTGATCCAGGAAGGTAACGTCGGCCTGATGAAGGCCGTGAAGCGCTTCAACCCGGAAATGGGCGTGCGCCTGGTGTCGTTCGCCGTGCACTGGATCAAGGCGGAAATCCACGAATTCATCCTGCGCAACTGGCGCATCGTGAAAGTCGCGACCACCAAGGCCCAGCGCAAGCTGTTCTTCAACCTGCGCAGCCAGAAAAAACGCCTGGCGTGGCTGAACAACGAGGAAGTCCACCGTGTGGCGGAAAGCCTCGGCGTGGAGCCGCGGGAAGTGCGCGAGATGGAAAGTCGCCTGACCGGCCAGGACATGGCCTTCGACCCGGCTGCCGAAGCCGACGACGACAGCGCCTTCCAATCGCCGGCCAACTACCTGGAAGACCACCGGTATGACCCGGCGCGTCAACTGGAAGATGCCGACTGGAGCGACAACTCCAACCACAACCTGCACGAAGCGCTGGAAGTGCTGGACGACCGTAGCCGTGACATCCTCTACCAGCGCTGGCTGGCGGAAGAGAAAGCCACGCTGCACGACCTGGCGCAGAAGTACAACGTGTCGGCCGAGCGTATTCGCCAGCTCGAGAAGAGTGCGATGAACAAGCTCAAGCTGTCGATTGCGGCGTAA
- the ftsE gene encoding cell division ATP-binding protein FtsE, with product MIRFEQVGKRYPNGHVGLHELSFRVRRGEFLFVTGHSGAGKSTLLRLLLAMERPTTGKLLLAGQDLATISNAQIPFLRRQIGVVFQNHQLLFDRTVFNNVALPLQILGLSKVEIAKRVDSALERVALSDKADLYPGDLSTGQQQRVGIARAIVHRPALLLADEPTGNLDPRLAAEIMGVFEDINRLGTSVLIASHDLALIARMRHRMLTLQRGRLIGDGEAGV from the coding sequence ATGATTCGTTTCGAACAGGTCGGTAAACGCTACCCGAACGGTCACGTCGGCTTGCACGAGCTGAGCTTTCGGGTCCGTCGCGGTGAATTCCTGTTTGTCACCGGCCACTCCGGCGCCGGTAAAAGCACCCTGTTGCGCCTGCTGCTGGCGATGGAGCGGCCGACCACCGGCAAACTGCTGCTCGCGGGCCAGGACCTGGCCACCATCAGCAATGCGCAGATCCCGTTCCTGCGCCGGCAGATCGGCGTAGTGTTCCAGAACCACCAGCTGCTGTTCGATCGCACGGTGTTCAACAACGTCGCGCTACCCTTGCAGATTCTCGGCCTGTCCAAGGTCGAGATCGCCAAGCGCGTGGATTCGGCCCTGGAGCGCGTGGCGCTGTCGGATAAAGCCGACCTGTACCCAGGCGATCTGTCCACCGGTCAGCAGCAACGCGTCGGCATTGCCCGCGCCATCGTGCACCGCCCGGCCCTGCTGCTGGCGGACGAACCCACCGGTAACCTCGACCCGCGTCTGGCGGCGGAAATCATGGGCGTATTCGAAGACATCAACCGCCTGGGAACCAGCGTGCTGATCGCCAGTCACGACCTGGCCCTGATCGCCCGCATGCGTCACCGCATGCTGACCCTGCAACGCGGCCGATTGATTGGCGACGGGGAGGCCGGCGTATGA
- a CDS encoding sulfurtransferase codes for MPIAQLISPQALDLKKEQPGLVILDCRFALEDPDYGQRSYAEGHIAGASFADLERDLSGAVTKGVTGRHPLPEPAPLLERLQAWGINADSEVVLYDDGPGAFAARAWWLLAWLGKRDGVFILDGGLKAWHAAGLPLSLDAPQVQRGYFDGAPDKSLLLSAEQLQQRLGQPALTLLDARALPRFKGEVEPIDPIAGHIPGAQCAAFTDNLGSDGRFLPADQLKLRFAEKLGNRSPTDLVAYCGSGVTACHNLFALCLAGYPLGSLYAGSWSEWINDPGRGIATGE; via the coding sequence ATGCCCATTGCGCAATTGATCAGCCCACAAGCGTTGGACCTGAAGAAGGAGCAGCCGGGGCTGGTGATCCTCGATTGTCGTTTTGCCCTCGAAGACCCGGATTACGGTCAGCGCAGCTACGCCGAAGGGCACATCGCCGGGGCGAGCTTTGCCGACCTCGAGCGCGACTTGAGCGGGGCGGTGACCAAGGGTGTGACCGGGCGCCACCCCCTGCCGGAGCCGGCGCCGCTGCTTGAACGGTTACAGGCCTGGGGCATCAATGCCGACAGCGAAGTGGTGCTGTATGACGACGGTCCGGGCGCTTTCGCGGCGCGGGCCTGGTGGTTGCTGGCATGGCTGGGCAAGCGCGACGGCGTGTTCATCCTCGATGGCGGGCTCAAGGCCTGGCATGCGGCGGGCCTGCCGTTGAGCCTGGATGCACCGCAGGTCCAGCGCGGCTACTTCGACGGCGCCCCGGACAAATCATTGCTGTTGAGCGCCGAACAGCTGCAACAGCGCCTCGGCCAACCCGCCCTGACCCTGCTCGATGCCCGCGCCTTGCCGCGCTTCAAGGGCGAAGTCGAGCCCATCGACCCGATTGCCGGGCACATCCCCGGTGCGCAATGCGCGGCCTTCACCGACAACCTGGGCAGCGACGGGCGCTTCCTGCCGGCCGATCAGCTCAAGCTGCGCTTTGCCGAAAAACTGGGCAACCGCTCGCCGACCGACCTGGTGGCGTACTGCGGCTCGGGGGTGACGGCGTGCCACAACCTGTTCGCCCTGTGTCTGGCGGGGTATCCGTTGGGTTCGCTGTATGCCGGGTCGTGGAGTGAGTGGATCAATGATCCGGGGCGGGGGATCGCGACTGGCGAGTAG
- the ftsY gene encoding signal recognition particle-docking protein FtsY: protein MFGSNDDKKAPAAAGEKKGLFGWLRKKPQETVVEQPQPLPEPAPAPVVEEPAPIVLANAEPVLQPVAEPEAEVVEQPLTPVAEPWLKLPVAEEPVALVEDDLAPHVMPPIPAPNEFTPEPVPVAPAVVEAAPAVVETIAQPASEPVAPAPAPAPAPAPAPAPAPAPVPAPAVVAATPTPVAAVEAPAEPVRTEEAKAGFFARLKQGLSKTSASIGEGMASLFLGKKTIDDDLLDEIETRLLTADVGVEATSVIIQRLTQKVARKELADADALYKSLQAELAAMLKPVEQPLKIASQNKPFVILVVGVNGAGKTTTIGKLAKKLQLEGKKVMLAAGDTFRAAAVEQLQVWGERNKIPVIAQHTGADSASVIFDAVQAAKARGIDVLIADTAGRLHTKDNLMEELKKVRRVIGKLDADAPHEVLLVLDAGTGQNAINQAKQFNQTVELTGLALTKLDGTAKGGVIFALAKQFGLPIRYIGVGEGIDDLRTFEAEPFVQALFAERERS, encoded by the coding sequence ATGTTTGGTTCCAACGACGACAAGAAAGCCCCAGCCGCGGCTGGCGAAAAGAAAGGCCTGTTCGGATGGCTGCGTAAAAAACCGCAGGAAACCGTCGTCGAACAGCCGCAGCCACTCCCTGAGCCCGCGCCGGCGCCGGTGGTCGAAGAGCCTGCGCCAATTGTCCTGGCCAATGCCGAGCCGGTACTCCAGCCGGTTGCCGAGCCTGAGGCCGAGGTGGTCGAACAGCCGCTGACGCCCGTGGCCGAACCCTGGCTGAAACTGCCGGTGGCGGAAGAGCCGGTGGCGCTGGTCGAGGATGATCTGGCACCGCACGTCATGCCGCCGATTCCGGCACCGAATGAATTTACGCCCGAGCCTGTGCCGGTGGCACCAGCGGTCGTCGAGGCGGCTCCCGCAGTTGTGGAAACTATTGCACAACCTGCGTCCGAGCCTGTTGCACCAGCACCAGCACCAGCACCAGCACCAGCACCAGCACCAGCACCAGCACCAGCACCTGTGCCTGCTCCGGCAGTAGTTGCCGCCACGCCAACGCCGGTTGCGGCGGTCGAAGCCCCTGCCGAGCCGGTGCGCACCGAAGAGGCCAAGGCCGGTTTCTTCGCCCGCCTCAAGCAAGGCCTGTCCAAGACCAGCGCCAGCATCGGCGAAGGCATGGCCAGCCTGTTTCTTGGCAAGAAAACCATCGACGACGACCTGCTCGACGAGATCGAAACCCGCCTGCTGACCGCCGACGTCGGCGTCGAGGCCACTTCGGTGATCATTCAGCGCCTGACCCAGAAAGTCGCGCGCAAGGAGCTGGCGGATGCCGATGCCCTCTACAAATCCCTGCAGGCCGAGCTGGCCGCCATGCTCAAGCCGGTCGAGCAGCCACTGAAGATCGCCTCGCAGAACAAGCCGTTCGTGATCCTGGTGGTGGGCGTCAATGGCGCCGGCAAGACCACCACCATCGGCAAGCTGGCGAAGAAGCTGCAGCTCGAGGGCAAGAAAGTCATGCTCGCCGCCGGTGACACCTTCCGTGCGGCAGCGGTGGAGCAGTTGCAGGTCTGGGGTGAGCGCAACAAGATTCCGGTCATCGCCCAGCACACCGGCGCCGACTCCGCTTCGGTGATCTTCGACGCCGTGCAGGCGGCCAAGGCCCGTGGCATCGACGTGCTGATCGCCGACACCGCCGGTCGCCTGCACACCAAAGACAACCTGATGGAAGAGTTGAAGAAGGTGCGCCGGGTCATCGGCAAGCTCGACGCCGACGCACCGCACGAAGTGCTGCTGGTGCTCGACGCCGGCACCGGCCAGAACGCCATCAACCAGGCCAAGCAATTCAACCAGACCGTCGAACTGACCGGCCTGGCGCTGACCAAGCTCGACGGCACCGCCAAGGGCGGGGTGATCTTCGCCCTGGCCAAGCAGTTTGGTTTGCCGATTCGCTACATCGGCGTCGGTGAAGGCATCGACGACTTGCGCACCTTTGAAGCCGAACCCTTTGTCCAGGCACTGTTTGCCGAGCGGGAGCGTTCATGA
- a CDS encoding M16 family metallopeptidase: MNALARRAAGLLLSTVCLPFSALAADPQPTHEFTLDNGLKVVVREDHRAPVVVSQVWYKVGSSYETPGQTGLSHALEHMMFKGSEKVGPGEASLILRDLGAEENAFTSDDFTAYYQVLARDRLGVAFELEADRMASLRLPADEFAREIEVIKEERRLRTDDKPMSKAYERFKAMAYPASGYHTPTIGWMADLDRMKVEELRHWYQSWYVPNNATLVVVGDVTPDEVKTLAQRYFGPIAKRDVPPAKIPLELAEPGERQITLHVQTQLPSLMLGFNVPSIATAEDKRSVNALRLISALLDGGYSGRIPTQLERGEELVSGGSSNYDAYTRGDSLFTLSATPNTQKNKTIAQAEAGLWKLLDQLKTTAPSAEELERVRAQVIAGLVYERDSITSQATAIGQLETVGLSWKLMDTELADLESVTPQDIQNAAKLYFTRERLSVAHVLPLETTHE; the protein is encoded by the coding sequence ATGAATGCTCTAGCCCGCCGCGCTGCAGGCCTGCTGCTCAGCACAGTTTGTCTGCCATTTTCAGCCCTTGCTGCCGACCCGCAACCGACCCATGAGTTCACCCTCGACAACGGCCTGAAGGTGGTTGTGCGCGAAGACCACCGTGCGCCGGTGGTGGTGTCCCAGGTCTGGTACAAGGTCGGTTCGAGCTACGAGACACCGGGCCAGACCGGCTTGTCCCACGCCCTGGAACACATGATGTTCAAGGGCAGCGAGAAGGTCGGCCCCGGCGAAGCTTCGCTGATCCTGCGCGACCTCGGCGCCGAGGAAAACGCCTTCACCAGCGACGACTTCACCGCTTATTACCAGGTGCTGGCCCGTGATCGCCTGGGCGTCGCCTTCGAGCTGGAGGCCGACCGCATGGCCAGCCTGCGCCTGCCGGCCGACGAATTCGCCCGGGAAATCGAAGTCATCAAGGAAGAGCGCCGCCTGCGCACCGATGACAAACCGATGTCCAAGGCCTACGAGCGCTTCAAGGCCATGGCCTACCCCGCCAGCGGCTACCACACGCCGACCATCGGCTGGATGGCCGACCTGGACCGCATGAAGGTCGAGGAGCTGCGCCACTGGTACCAGTCCTGGTATGTGCCGAACAATGCCACCCTGGTGGTGGTTGGCGACGTTACTCCGGATGAGGTCAAGACCCTGGCCCAGCGCTACTTCGGCCCGATCGCCAAGCGTGACGTGCCGCCGGCGAAAATCCCGCTGGAACTGGCCGAACCCGGCGAACGCCAGATCACCCTGCACGTGCAAACGCAGTTGCCGAGCCTGATGCTGGGCTTCAACGTGCCGAGCATCGCCACCGCCGAGGACAAGCGCTCGGTCAACGCCCTGCGCCTGATTTCGGCCCTGCTCGACGGCGGCTACAGCGGACGCATCCCGACGCAGCTGGAACGCGGTGAAGAACTGGTGTCCGGCGGCTCGTCGAACTACGACGCCTACACCCGTGGCGACAGCCTGTTCACCCTGTCGGCGACGCCAAACACGCAGAAAAACAAGACCATCGCCCAGGCCGAAGCCGGCCTGTGGAAACTGCTCGATCAGCTGAAGACCACGGCACCGTCCGCCGAAGAGCTGGAGCGCGTACGTGCGCAGGTCATTGCCGGCCTGGTCTACGAGCGCGACTCGATCACCAGCCAGGCCACCGCCATCGGCCAGCTGGAAACCGTCGGCCTGTCGTGGAAACTGATGGACACCGAACTGGCTGACCTGGAAAGCGTCACCCCGCAAGACATCCAGAACGCCGCCAAGCTGTACTTCACCCGCGAACGTCTCAGCGTCGCCCATGTCCTGCCCCTGGAGACGACTCATGAGTGA
- the rsmD gene encoding 16S rRNA (guanine(966)-N(2))-methyltransferase RsmD, which produces MATRAKKPAQNVHNGVNQLRIIGGEWRSRKLSFPDVLGLRPTPDRVRETLFNWLAPYVPGAKVLDPFAGSGALFLEALSRGAASGQALDASHVAVSSLKEHLGTLRCTNGQVQTADALRYLETQAAVAYDLVFLDPPFNQNLLPAVCTLLEERQWLAADAWIYTESESAPSTLGLPGNWRLHREQKSGRVYYSLWQRMAEIVG; this is translated from the coding sequence ATGGCTACCCGTGCAAAAAAACCTGCGCAAAACGTGCACAACGGCGTCAACCAGCTGCGCATCATCGGCGGCGAATGGCGCAGCCGCAAACTGAGCTTTCCCGATGTCCTGGGGCTGCGGCCGACCCCGGACCGGGTGCGTGAAACCCTGTTCAACTGGCTCGCGCCCTATGTGCCAGGGGCCAAGGTACTGGACCCGTTCGCCGGCAGCGGCGCGCTGTTCCTCGAAGCCCTGTCCCGTGGCGCGGCGAGCGGCCAGGCGCTGGATGCCAGCCATGTGGCGGTGTCCAGCCTGAAGGAACATCTGGGCACCTTGCGCTGCACCAACGGCCAGGTACAGACCGCCGACGCCCTGCGCTACCTGGAAACCCAAGCCGCAGTGGCCTACGACCTGGTGTTCCTCGACCCGCCGTTCAACCAGAACCTGTTGCCGGCGGTGTGCACGCTGCTCGAAGAGCGGCAATGGCTGGCGGCTGACGCCTGGATCTACACCGAAAGCGAAAGCGCACCCTCGACGCTCGGCCTGCCGGGCAACTGGCGCCTGCATCGTGAACAAAAATCCGGGCGCGTGTACTACTCGTTGTGGCAACGTATGGCAGAGATCGTCGGTTAA
- the mtgA gene encoding monofunctional biosynthetic peptidoglycan transglycosylase produces the protein MLRSFLRRLTKASLWFAGGSVVLVLIFRVVPPPGTALMVERKIESWVDGEPIDLQRTWKPWDEISDDLKVAVIAGEDQKFPEHWGFDIGAIRAALAHNELGGSVRGASTLSQQVSKNLFLWSGRSWLRKGLEAWFTALIEVFWPKQRILEVYLNSVEWDDGVFGAEAAARHHFGVSAKNLSRQQSSLLAAVLPNPRVWSASHPTNYVARRAGWIRQQMSQLGGDSYLVGLNDSRRAPWAK, from the coding sequence GTTCGCGGGCGGCAGTGTCGTGCTGGTGTTGATTTTCCGTGTGGTGCCGCCACCGGGCACGGCGTTGATGGTAGAGCGCAAGATCGAGTCCTGGGTCGACGGCGAACCGATCGACCTGCAACGCACCTGGAAACCCTGGGACGAGATCTCCGACGACCTGAAAGTCGCGGTGATCGCCGGCGAAGACCAGAAATTCCCCGAGCACTGGGGCTTCGACATCGGTGCGATTCGCGCCGCCCTGGCCCACAACGAACTGGGCGGTTCGGTGCGCGGCGCCAGCACATTGAGCCAGCAAGTGTCGAAAAACCTGTTCCTGTGGTCCGGTCGCAGCTGGCTGCGCAAAGGCCTGGAGGCCTGGTTCACCGCGCTGATCGAAGTGTTCTGGCCCAAGCAGCGGATTCTCGAGGTCTACCTCAACAGCGTGGAATGGGATGACGGTGTGTTCGGCGCAGAAGCCGCGGCCCGGCATCATTTCGGTGTCAGCGCGAAAAACCTCAGCCGCCAGCAATCGAGCTTGCTGGCCGCAGTCCTGCCCAACCCACGGGTGTGGAGCGCGAGCCACCCGACCAACTATGTCGCACGGCGGGCCGGCTGGATTCGCCAGCAGATGAGCCAGCTGGGCGGTGACAGTTACCTGGTCGGGCTCAATGATTCGCGGCGAGCGCCTTGGGCCAAATAA
- a CDS encoding hydrolase: MSLAPERFTPAFGLGNPHLQTLWGPLWRKTTHIERERERLWLEDGDFLDLDWHGPHNAETPLVLVLHGLTGSSNSPYVAGIQKALGEQGWASVALNWRGCSGEPNLLPRSYHSGASEDLAEAIAHLGAKRPMAPLYAVGYSLGGNVLLKHLGEAGSDSGVLGAVAVSVPFRLDQCADRIGQGFSRVYQAHFMREMVAYIKNKQRQFQHDGREDSLAKLAALGSLENMRTFWDFDGRITAPLHGFADAQDYYRRASSRYFLGEIRTPTLIIQAADDPFVFPHSLPQADELSASTEFELQAQGGHVGFVDGSFRQPGYYLERRIPQWLAATGRG, from the coding sequence GTGTCCCTTGCACCAGAACGCTTCACCCCCGCCTTCGGCCTTGGCAACCCGCACTTGCAGACCTTGTGGGGACCGCTCTGGCGCAAAACCACCCACATCGAACGCGAGCGCGAGCGCTTGTGGCTCGAAGACGGCGACTTTCTCGACCTGGACTGGCACGGCCCACACAACGCCGAAACGCCGCTGGTACTGGTCCTGCACGGCCTGACCGGCTCATCCAATTCGCCCTACGTGGCCGGCATCCAGAAGGCCCTGGGCGAACAGGGCTGGGCCAGCGTCGCCCTGAACTGGCGTGGCTGCTCCGGCGAGCCCAACCTGTTGCCGCGCAGTTACCACTCCGGCGCCAGCGAAGACCTCGCCGAGGCCATCGCACACCTGGGGGCCAAGCGTCCCATGGCGCCGCTGTACGCGGTGGGTTATTCGCTGGGCGGCAATGTCCTGCTCAAGCACCTGGGCGAGGCCGGCAGTGACAGCGGCGTGCTCGGCGCCGTGGCGGTGTCGGTGCCGTTCCGCCTGGACCAGTGTGCCGACCGGATCGGCCAGGGTTTCTCCAGGGTCTACCAGGCGCACTTCATGCGCGAGATGGTTGCCTACATCAAGAACAAGCAGCGCCAGTTCCAGCACGACGGGCGCGAAGACAGTCTGGCGAAGCTGGCGGCCCTGGGCTCGCTGGAAAACATGCGCACCTTCTGGGACTTCGATGGCCGCATTACTGCGCCGCTGCACGGCTTCGCCGATGCGCAGGATTACTACCGCCGCGCCTCGAGCCGCTATTTTTTGGGCGAGATTCGCACGCCGACCCTGATCATCCAGGCCGCCGACGATCCGTTCGTGTTCCCCCACAGCCTGCCACAGGCTGACGAGCTGTCCGCCAGCACCGAGTTCGAGCTGCAAGCCCAGGGCGGGCACGTCGGCTTCGTCGATGGCTCGTTCCGCCAACCGGGCTACTACCTGGAACGGCGCATCCCGCAGTGGCTGGCCGCCACCGGTCGGGGCTGA